One Natrinema halophilum genomic window carries:
- a CDS encoding PINc/VapC family ATPase → MNVVPDTSVVIDGRVSATIEDGQFEGATICVPEAVVAELEAQANDGIDSGWDGLEELQRLADLADEGEIDLEYVGERPSAIERGHASEGEIDALIRDLAEDLEATFITSDIVQSEVARAKGLDVEYVSPEVRDVGTLTVEEFFDDQTMSVHLKTDAVPKAKRGELGAMHYESIADEPLDEATMDEYAREIVDAAKEAAGGFIELSEPGMKIVQFRDYRIAIGRPPFSDGIEITAVRPIAQTTIEDYEYADELKDRLLERQRGVLISGAPGAGKSTFAQAVAHYIADHDYSVKTMEKPRDLQVGPDITQYTELGGDMAKTADALLMVRPDYTIYDEVRKTNDFEVFADMRLAGVGMIGVVHATRPIDALQRLVGRVELGMIPQVVDTVVYIEAGTVETVYDVRTEVKVPAGLTEEDLARPVIQVTNFQTDEPEYEIYTFNRQVVTVPLKDDDGGPASESGVDRIAKQEIEREIRSVARGYVDVQLKSQDTAVVYVEEDDISTVIGKGGGRITDIENRLGIDIDVRTHDENPNYGSGAGGASGADANDSGGGGQAGQMVQPEITSRHIVIPVDGNHGETVEIQAAGDYLFTATVSRGGEIQVSRGSAIAEELERAIDRKAPITVVPS, encoded by the coding sequence ATGAACGTCGTCCCGGATACGAGCGTGGTCATCGACGGCCGCGTCTCGGCGACCATCGAAGACGGGCAGTTCGAGGGAGCGACGATTTGCGTCCCGGAGGCAGTCGTCGCGGAACTCGAGGCGCAGGCGAACGACGGTATCGACAGCGGCTGGGACGGCCTCGAGGAACTACAGCGGCTGGCGGACCTGGCCGACGAGGGGGAGATCGACCTCGAGTACGTCGGTGAGCGACCCAGCGCCATCGAACGAGGTCACGCCTCCGAGGGCGAAATCGACGCCCTGATCCGCGATCTCGCGGAGGATCTCGAGGCTACCTTCATCACCAGCGACATCGTCCAATCGGAGGTTGCACGGGCAAAGGGGCTCGACGTGGAATACGTCTCGCCCGAGGTCCGCGATGTGGGAACGCTGACCGTCGAGGAGTTCTTCGACGATCAGACGATGAGCGTCCACCTCAAAACTGACGCCGTACCGAAAGCCAAACGTGGCGAACTCGGGGCGATGCACTACGAGTCGATCGCCGACGAGCCACTCGACGAAGCGACGATGGACGAATACGCGCGCGAAATCGTCGACGCCGCAAAGGAAGCGGCCGGTGGCTTTATCGAGCTCTCGGAGCCGGGGATGAAGATCGTCCAGTTTCGCGACTACCGCATCGCCATCGGCCGGCCGCCGTTTTCCGACGGCATCGAGATCACGGCAGTCCGCCCCATCGCCCAGACTACCATCGAGGACTACGAGTACGCCGACGAGTTAAAAGACCGGCTTCTCGAGCGTCAACGCGGCGTCCTCATTTCGGGAGCGCCCGGAGCAGGGAAGTCGACGTTCGCGCAAGCGGTCGCCCACTACATCGCAGATCACGATTACTCCGTCAAAACGATGGAGAAACCGCGGGACCTGCAAGTCGGTCCCGACATTACCCAGTATACGGAACTGGGCGGCGACATGGCCAAAACGGCGGACGCGCTGTTGATGGTTCGGCCAGATTACACAATCTACGACGAGGTGCGCAAGACGAACGACTTCGAGGTGTTCGCGGACATGCGCCTGGCCGGCGTCGGCATGATCGGTGTCGTTCACGCGACCAGACCGATCGACGCGCTCCAGCGACTCGTCGGCCGCGTCGAACTCGGGATGATCCCGCAGGTCGTCGACACCGTCGTCTACATCGAAGCCGGAACGGTCGAAACCGTCTACGACGTCAGGACCGAGGTCAAAGTGCCCGCGGGCCTCACAGAGGAGGATCTCGCTCGACCCGTCATCCAGGTGACGAACTTCCAGACGGACGAACCCGAGTACGAGATCTACACGTTCAACCGGCAGGTCGTCACCGTCCCGCTCAAAGACGACGATGGAGGGCCCGCCAGCGAGTCGGGCGTCGACCGCATCGCCAAGCAAGAGATCGAACGCGAAATTCGCTCCGTCGCCCGCGGCTACGTCGACGTCCAACTCAAGAGCCAGGATACGGCCGTCGTCTACGTCGAGGAAGACGACATCTCGACCGTCATCGGCAAAGGCGGCGGCCGAATCACCGACATCGAGAACCGACTCGGAATCGACATCGACGTCCGGACCCACGACGAGAATCCCAACTACGGTTCCGGTGCGGGCGGAGCCAGCGGAGCCGATGCGAACGACAGCGGTGGCGGCGGGCAGGCCGGTCAGATGGTCCAGCCCGAGATTACCTCGAGGCACATCGTCATCCCCGTCGACGGCAATCACGGCGAAACCGTCGAGATCCAGGCCGCCGGCGACTACCTCTTTACGGCGACGGTGAGCCGCGGCGGCGAAATTCAGGTGTCGCGGGGCAGCGCGATCGCCGAGGAACTCGAGCGTGCAATCGATCGCAAAGCGCCGATTACGGTCGTCCCGTCGTAA
- a CDS encoding RNA-guided endonuclease InsQ/TnpB family protein, which translates to MDDAPRRTVPIKLNVPEERRGDLHQTKTQFLHCANRTSEWAWRYDDFCITNKSKAEDALYSELREETDLTANLVQKGIRRAIEAVKGGVEKLKQGEKTSRPEFDSWSVVYDKRSATFNDDHATLSTPNGRVTAEYVLPPEEEREDTPFGRYYESKAWDASSATLQYDEQDDTFYLHVTLKNPNYEVDASGRQECESRDGPPENGVVLGVDLNVTGAFTVTSTGEFIGSADYLTHKRDQYEQRRARLQQTGTRSAHLTIQSIGSKFRDWSLDWLHNRANDLIEEAQDVDVDGIIFESLTHIRENIANGSKFQQWAYAKFVELVEYKVESTELFVDTVNPAYTSQRCSNCGFTHEDNRDDKQFACQSCGYEVNADYNAAKNIANRYCGYIHRGQKSCGGWATSQLALKSGTLNVNGDYTPTELLG; encoded by the coding sequence ATGGACGACGCGCCACGACGTACCGTGCCCATCAAACTCAACGTGCCCGAAGAGCGTCGTGGCGACCTCCATCAAACCAAAACTCAATTCCTGCACTGCGCCAACCGCACCAGCGAATGGGCGTGGCGTTACGACGACTTCTGCATCACCAACAAGAGCAAAGCCGAAGACGCCCTCTACAGCGAGTTGCGCGAGGAAACCGACCTCACCGCAAACCTCGTTCAGAAAGGCATCCGCCGCGCCATCGAAGCCGTCAAAGGTGGCGTCGAGAAACTCAAGCAGGGAGAGAAGACGAGCCGACCAGAGTTCGATTCGTGGAGCGTCGTCTACGACAAACGCTCCGCAACATTCAACGACGACCATGCCACGCTCTCCACGCCGAACGGTAGAGTCACCGCCGAATACGTCCTCCCACCCGAAGAGGAGCGCGAGGACACGCCGTTCGGCAGGTACTATGAGAGTAAGGCGTGGGATGCATCGAGTGCCACGCTCCAGTACGACGAGCAGGACGACACGTTCTACCTGCACGTCACCTTGAAGAACCCCAACTACGAGGTTGACGCAAGCGGACGCCAAGAATGTGAGTCACGTGATGGCCCCCCTGAGAACGGAGTGGTTCTCGGCGTGGACTTGAACGTGACTGGCGCGTTCACCGTCACCTCCACGGGAGAGTTCATCGGCAGCGCAGACTACCTCACCCACAAGCGCGACCAGTACGAGCAACGCCGTGCCCGCCTGCAACAGACGGGAACGCGGTCGGCACACCTCACCATCCAGTCCATCGGCAGCAAGTTCAGAGATTGGTCGTTGGACTGGCTCCACAACCGTGCGAACGACCTCATCGAGGAAGCGCAAGACGTGGATGTGGACGGCATCATTTTCGAGAGCCTGACGCATATCCGCGAGAACATCGCTAATGGGTCGAAGTTCCAGCAGTGGGCGTACGCAAAGTTCGTGGAACTCGTGGAGTACAAGGTCGAGTCCACGGAGTTGTTCGTGGACACGGTAAATCCTGCGTACACATCACAGCGGTGTTCGAACTGTGGTTTCACCCACGAGGACAATCGTGACGACAAGCAGTTTGCGTGTCAGTCGTGTGGGTATGAGGTGAATGCGGATTACAACGCGGCGAAGAATATCGCTAATCGGTATTGCGGGTATATCCATCGCGGGCAGAAGTCTTGCGGTGGATGGGCTACCAGTCAACTAGCCCTCAAGTCAGGGACGCTGAACGTGAACGGCGACTACACGCCTACCGAGCTACTCGGTTAG
- a CDS encoding Brp/Blh family beta-carotene 15,15'-dioxygenase: MTGDSIPRGRTARGRDGARRRAARLSLGCGLLTVGVSISITAVAGSPRFVYQYVPLLLSVVVLGLPHGAVDHLVLPRARGAPVTARSVGFVCVLYLFVGTAYAVFWWLAPAAAFALFVLGTLVHWGQGDVYALLAFVGADYLETRADRLLALIVRGGIPMLVPLIAFPERYASVAETLVGTFAPGSAARVVRVVSPTLRTALAIGVGTGIALALLVGLIRAGRDDRGAWLVDLTETLGLVAYFAVVPPVLAIGLYFCFWHSLRHVLRTMLVDPVARSALDRGAISDACRRFSRDAMLPTAGGLVIFVAIGLTVPQTPATVPDVVALYLVTIAVLTPPHVVVVTLLDREQRIWDPTD; encoded by the coding sequence ATGACCGGTGATTCGATCCCTCGCGGGAGGACCGCTCGCGGACGGGACGGCGCCCGACGGCGAGCCGCTCGCCTGAGTCTCGGATGCGGGCTGCTCACGGTCGGTGTCTCGATATCGATCACGGCCGTCGCCGGTTCGCCCCGATTCGTCTACCAGTACGTTCCACTCCTGCTCAGCGTCGTCGTCCTCGGGTTGCCTCACGGGGCCGTCGACCATCTCGTGCTACCGCGGGCCCGCGGTGCCCCCGTCACCGCGCGCTCGGTCGGGTTCGTGTGCGTCCTCTATCTCTTCGTCGGCACGGCATACGCAGTCTTCTGGTGGCTCGCCCCCGCCGCCGCGTTCGCCCTGTTCGTCCTCGGTACGCTCGTCCACTGGGGGCAAGGCGATGTTTACGCGCTCCTCGCCTTCGTCGGTGCCGACTATCTCGAGACCCGGGCGGACCGTCTGCTCGCGCTCATCGTTCGCGGCGGAATTCCGATGCTCGTTCCGCTGATCGCGTTCCCCGAGCGGTACGCGTCCGTCGCGGAGACGCTCGTGGGCACGTTCGCTCCCGGTTCGGCCGCGAGGGTGGTACGAGTAGTCTCACCGACGCTTCGGACTGCTTTAGCGATCGGTGTCGGTACGGGTATCGCTCTCGCGTTACTCGTCGGCCTCATCCGGGCGGGGAGAGACGATCGGGGGGCGTGGCTCGTCGATCTGACGGAGACGCTTGGACTCGTCGCGTACTTCGCGGTGGTGCCGCCGGTTCTGGCGATCGGCCTGTACTTCTGTTTCTGGCACTCCCTCCGGCACGTCCTCCGGACGATGCTCGTCGACCCGGTCGCCCGGTCTGCGCTCGATCGCGGTGCAATCTCCGATGCCTGTCGCCGGTTCTCCCGCGATGCGATGCTCCCGACCGCCGGCGGACTGGTGATATTCGTCGCGATCGGACTCACCGTTCCGCAGACGCCCGCGACCGTCCCCGACGTCGTCGCGCTCTATCTGGTCACGATAGCCGTACTAACCCCCCCTCACGTCGTTGTCGTCACGCTACTCGACCGAGAACAGCGAATCTGGGACCCGACGGACTGA
- a CDS encoding lycopene cyclase domain-containing protein: MTVPITYFGVLLAFIVPPILILYRVARRRDRAWWGVRPLSGLSILIALAVIYTTPLTNRLIPAGVWWYGEGAVVATVWHTPIEEYLFFVLQTTLTAFWLFQDPPAIDRSLGISLAHRLWGVFSGLALVAAGWMLIGGTSTYYLGWLLAWAGPVLAIQWGFGITYLWDTRQSVLVAISVPTLYLWVVDRIAIALGIWVISDAHTVGYTLLGLPVEEALFFLVTNVFVVQGIVMYVWLLEHVHELPSPAGTLSRLDARSDDR; the protein is encoded by the coding sequence ATGACCGTCCCTATCACGTACTTCGGCGTTCTCCTGGCGTTCATCGTGCCGCCGATACTGATTCTATACCGCGTCGCTCGGCGACGCGATCGGGCCTGGTGGGGTGTTCGGCCGCTTTCCGGACTCAGTATTCTGATCGCGCTCGCGGTCATCTACACGACGCCGTTGACCAATCGTTTGATTCCCGCGGGAGTCTGGTGGTACGGCGAGGGTGCGGTCGTTGCGACCGTCTGGCATACCCCGATCGAGGAGTACCTCTTTTTCGTTCTCCAGACGACGCTGACCGCGTTCTGGTTGTTTCAGGACCCACCGGCCATCGATCGATCGTTGGGCATCTCTCTCGCTCATCGCCTCTGGGGGGTTTTCAGCGGCCTGGCCCTCGTTGCCGCCGGCTGGATGCTGATAGGCGGCACCTCAACGTACTACCTCGGGTGGCTGTTGGCCTGGGCCGGACCGGTTCTCGCCATCCAGTGGGGGTTTGGCATCACGTACCTCTGGGATACTCGTCAGTCAGTGCTGGTCGCTATTAGCGTTCCGACGCTATACCTCTGGGTCGTCGATCGAATCGCGATCGCACTCGGCATCTGGGTCATTTCGGACGCGCACACCGTCGGGTACACGCTGCTGGGGCTTCCCGTCGAGGAAGCGCTGTTCTTCCTCGTGACGAACGTGTTCGTCGTTCAGGGGATCGTCATGTACGTATGGCTGCTCGAGCACGTCCACGAACTCCCGTCACCGGCGGGGACATTAAGCCGACTCGACGCGCGTTCTGATGACCGGTGA
- a CDS encoding bacteriorhodopsin has translation MQSLVAAGFRSGHVALQNGMTDAELFEYVFGGDNTLLALSFVINIALAGITILGIAYLGRNLTDPRSKAIATVLMLISVVSISSYTGLASGLTLSVLEMPAGHPAAGATTAGENGVLTMWGRYLTWTFSTPFILIALGMIAGSNWTKILTSSAFTIAMCVTGLAAALTTSSLVLRWWWFVLGSIFFLVIVYVILVDWTAEAKRAGTGDLFRTLKFLTVVGWFGYPILWALGVEGFAILDVAVTSWGYSLLDIVTKYIVTFVAMSYVVEEPDTITGGTDYGASISGPTTPDD, from the coding sequence ATGCAGTCACTAGTCGCAGCCGGATTTCGATCAGGTCACGTCGCCCTCCAAAACGGGATGACCGACGCGGAGCTGTTCGAGTACGTCTTCGGCGGCGACAATACCCTGCTCGCGTTGTCGTTCGTGATCAACATCGCGCTCGCGGGTATCACGATCCTCGGGATCGCCTATCTCGGACGGAACCTGACCGATCCCAGATCGAAGGCGATCGCGACAGTTCTGATGCTGATCTCGGTCGTTTCGATCTCGAGTTACACGGGACTCGCGTCGGGATTGACGCTGAGCGTCCTCGAGATGCCGGCGGGTCATCCGGCCGCGGGTGCGACGACGGCCGGCGAGAACGGAGTCCTGACGATGTGGGGACGATATCTCACGTGGACGTTCTCTACGCCGTTCATCCTGATCGCGCTCGGGATGATCGCGGGGTCGAACTGGACGAAGATCCTCACGTCCAGTGCGTTTACGATTGCGATGTGTGTCACCGGCCTGGCGGCCGCACTGACGACGTCCTCGCTGGTGCTCCGCTGGTGGTGGTTCGTGCTGGGTTCGATCTTCTTCCTCGTGATCGTGTACGTCATTCTCGTCGACTGGACCGCGGAGGCAAAGCGGGCGGGAACCGGCGATCTGTTCCGCACGCTCAAGTTCCTCACAGTAGTCGGCTGGTTCGGCTATCCGATCCTCTGGGCGCTCGGCGTCGAAGGGTTCGCCATCCTGGACGTCGCGGTCACCTCGTGGGGCTACAGCCTTCTCGATATCGTGACGAAATACATCGTCACGTTCGTTGCCATGTCCTACGTCGTCGAGGAACCGGATACGATCACCGGCGGCACGGACTACGGCGCCAGTATCTCGGGGCCGACGACGCCTGACGATTGA
- a CDS encoding bacteriorhodopsin, which translates to MATPVGPESLWLWIGTIGMTLGTLYFIGRGRGVRDPKMQEFYIITIFVTSIAAVMYFAMATGFGVTEVTVGDEALTIYWARYADWIFTTPLLLLDLSLLAGADRNTIATLLGLDVFMIGTGTIAAFATTPPTRIAWWGISTGALLALLYFLVGTLSKTARNRTSDVASLFGTLRNLLIALWLLYPVVWLLGTEGTFGILPLYWETAAFMILDLSAKVGFGVLLLRSRSVLERATAPTATPT; encoded by the coding sequence ATGGCCACTCCAGTCGGTCCAGAATCTCTGTGGCTGTGGATCGGAACGATCGGAATGACACTCGGAACGCTCTACTTCATCGGCCGGGGACGCGGTGTGCGTGACCCCAAGATGCAGGAGTTCTACATCATCACGATATTCGTGACGTCCATCGCCGCCGTGATGTACTTCGCGATGGCGACGGGTTTCGGCGTCACTGAGGTCACCGTCGGCGACGAGGCGCTCACGATTTACTGGGCACGGTACGCCGACTGGATCTTCACGACGCCGCTTTTGCTCCTTGACCTCTCGCTGTTGGCGGGAGCCGATCGCAACACGATCGCAACGTTGCTCGGTCTCGACGTGTTCATGATCGGAACCGGGACGATCGCGGCGTTCGCGACGACACCGCCAACCCGAATCGCCTGGTGGGGTATCAGCACCGGTGCCCTGCTCGCCCTCCTGTACTTCCTGGTTGGAACGCTTTCCAAGACCGCCCGAAATCGCACGTCGGACGTCGCGTCCCTGTTCGGCACGTTGCGAAACCTGCTCATCGCGCTCTGGTTGCTCTACCCAGTCGTCTGGCTTCTCGGAACTGAGGGCACCTTCGGCATCCTTCCGCTATACTGGGAGACTGCCGCGTTCATGATCCTCGATCTCTCGGCGAAAGTCGGTTTCGGCGTCCTCCTGCTCCGAAGTCGCTCCGTCCTGGAACGGGCGACCGCACCGACCGCGACACCGACCTGA
- a CDS encoding NAD+ synthase, with amino-acid sequence MKYDVGTDGKKRAATGNTANAGPFVTSGTKLEAIREQIVADVRATVDDAGADGVVVAMSGGIDSTLTAALAVEAVGSDRVLGLGLPCHKTELAHVDDARTIADGLGIEFEEILLRPLLEAFKGTVGNELESPADGDDRPNERNHEIGNVTARLRMATTYYAANGQSRLVLGTANRSERLLGYVTKYGDGAADMYPIGDLYKTEVRALAKHVGIPRRIIGKEPTAGFWATQTDAGELGARYDVIDPLLSRLVDDGLPVDDAVDDLRFDRETARDIERRHAASTHKRNTPPTPGIDGRGDSRSGNGSEAHE; translated from the coding sequence ATGAAGTATGACGTCGGTACAGACGGCAAAAAACGTGCCGCCACTGGAAATACCGCGAACGCCGGGCCTTTTGTGACGAGCGGAACGAAACTCGAGGCGATACGCGAACAAATCGTCGCCGACGTTCGGGCCACGGTCGACGACGCTGGTGCGGACGGCGTCGTCGTCGCGATGAGCGGCGGGATCGATTCGACGCTGACGGCGGCGCTCGCGGTCGAGGCCGTCGGGAGCGATCGCGTCCTCGGATTGGGACTGCCCTGTCACAAGACGGAACTGGCTCACGTTGACGATGCGCGCACGATCGCGGATGGACTGGGAATCGAATTCGAAGAAATCCTGTTGCGTCCGCTCCTCGAGGCGTTCAAGGGGACGGTCGGGAACGAACTCGAATCGCCGGCCGATGGCGACGACCGGCCGAACGAACGGAATCACGAGATCGGAAACGTGACCGCGCGATTGCGGATGGCAACTACCTACTACGCGGCAAACGGTCAGTCACGGCTCGTTCTCGGTACTGCGAACCGTTCCGAGCGGCTGCTCGGTTACGTCACCAAGTACGGCGACGGTGCGGCCGACATGTACCCGATCGGCGACCTCTACAAAACGGAAGTCAGGGCGCTGGCGAAACACGTCGGAATCCCCCGCCGAATCATCGGAAAAGAACCGACGGCGGGGTTCTGGGCTACTCAGACCGATGCCGGCGAGCTCGGTGCGCGCTATGACGTCATCGACCCGTTGCTCTCCCGACTCGTCGACGACGGACTCCCGGTAGACGATGCCGTCGACGACCTCCGATTCGATCGCGAGACGGCGCGCGATATCGAACGGAGACACGCCGCCTCGACGCACAAACGGAACACGCCACCGACGCCGGGAATCGATGGCCGCGGCGATAGCCGATCGGGAAACGGATCGGAAGCGCACGAGTAG
- a CDS encoding MarR family transcriptional regulator has protein sequence MEETDGEEIEDLPPSAKLVFKVLEYDGPLTQKQIVQESMLSARTVRYALERLEEIGIVDEDIYFADARQSLYRLEEPVAADGNGVEESPKKDACCAE, from the coding sequence ATGGAAGAGACCGACGGGGAAGAGATCGAAGACCTGCCACCGAGTGCGAAACTCGTCTTCAAGGTTCTCGAGTACGATGGGCCGTTGACGCAGAAACAGATCGTCCAGGAATCGATGCTTTCGGCCCGGACGGTGCGATACGCGCTCGAGCGACTCGAGGAAATAGGGATCGTCGACGAGGACATCTACTTTGCTGATGCTCGCCAGAGCTTGTACCGACTCGAGGAACCGGTCGCAGCCGACGGCAACGGCGTCGAAGAATCTCCGAAAAAGGACGCTTGCTGTGCAGAATAA
- a CDS encoding DUF5305 domain-containing protein has protein sequence MIDNPRLDLLLARSARSIVIVLVIVGVLSLGATGWAVANPVTTSTPQFGEERVSSSVETSAIVIQNSTLWNEGERLTDSSVYVLDASPELTITPKTKLRNPTDGTAIEEANVTHELQVRFEASRDGTAFWNETHTVFRESPSIENGIARSEATIDVEALRQRQRELESEVSGIGSVTLTMTYRAEYDTGRHEGTITTSSPIRITEDAYWLGGSMSDSATHSYQSGVERTTVPRSTALIGGLSVLGTLSLVGAAFVARRSPADIDAARRAVHEHRYAEWISRGSIPMWLGDYHVSLDTLEDVVDVAIDTNERVVHDSQRGLFAVVNDGIVYYYSDRGLWEETAWPEMNLEEQPPVVGSDSEFSTKDFTEFGGSDDFSAPDEPDAFEDDEEIWEQL, from the coding sequence GTGATCGATAACCCGCGGCTCGATCTGTTGCTCGCACGAAGCGCTCGCTCGATCGTGATCGTGCTGGTCATCGTCGGCGTTCTCTCACTCGGTGCGACCGGCTGGGCCGTCGCGAACCCGGTGACGACGTCTACGCCCCAGTTCGGCGAAGAACGCGTCTCGTCGTCCGTCGAGACGAGCGCTATCGTCATCCAAAATAGCACGCTCTGGAACGAGGGCGAACGACTCACCGATAGCTCGGTCTACGTACTCGACGCCTCCCCGGAATTGACGATCACGCCGAAAACGAAACTGCGAAATCCGACCGACGGAACAGCAATCGAGGAAGCGAACGTCACGCACGAACTGCAGGTTCGCTTCGAAGCGTCTCGCGACGGTACAGCGTTCTGGAACGAAACCCACACCGTGTTCCGCGAATCGCCGTCGATCGAAAACGGCATCGCAAGGTCGGAAGCGACTATCGATGTCGAAGCCCTTCGGCAGCGCCAGCGGGAACTCGAGAGCGAAGTCAGCGGTATCGGGTCGGTCACGCTCACGATGACGTATCGTGCCGAGTACGATACCGGTCGACACGAGGGAACGATAACGACCTCGTCGCCGATACGGATCACCGAGGACGCCTACTGGCTGGGCGGATCGATGTCCGATTCGGCGACGCACAGCTACCAAAGCGGCGTGGAACGGACGACCGTCCCACGCAGCACTGCGCTCATCGGCGGCCTCTCGGTGCTGGGAACGCTTTCGCTGGTCGGGGCGGCGTTCGTCGCGCGCCGGTCGCCAGCGGACATCGACGCCGCTCGACGGGCAGTCCACGAACATCGATACGCCGAATGGATCTCGCGTGGATCGATTCCGATGTGGCTCGGCGACTACCACGTGTCGCTCGATACGCTCGAGGACGTGGTCGACGTTGCGATCGATACCAACGAACGCGTCGTCCACGACAGCCAACGCGGCCTGTTCGCGGTCGTCAACGACGGCATCGTCTACTACTACAGCGATCGCGGCCTCTGGGAAGAGACAGCCTGGCCGGAGATGAACCTCGAGGAACAACCACCCGTCGTCGGATCTGACAGCGAGTTCTCCACCAAGGATTTCACAGAATTCGGGGGAAGCGACGACTTTTCAGCCCCCGATGAACCGGACGCCTTCGAGGACGACGAGGAAATCTGGGAACAGTTGTAG
- a CDS encoding signal peptidase I — MTAAALAKRGFGFVLALVVVLLLVGQLLGQPILLGYVASGSMEPTMDTGDGFIAIPSIVSGDVEEGDVIVFQARELHGGSLTTHRVVDTTDEGYVTKGDANPFTDQDGGEPPVQDGQIVAKALQIRGVVVTIPYLGTSVMAIQGFAERGYGTIATIVGVTTTPSSNGLGAMLVAIGVAFLGFATLFERLGPARRETTRRRSRENVIAFWTALGLVLLVFVTFATAAMVVPSGTYEYELVSTESPTNDPQIVTPGATTELTRSVHNAGYVPVTIVHESESSGIGVDPRWQTVGIRDRGETSVWLTAPEETGKYTRHLGEYRYLAVLPPVALVWLHDLHPLAAIAAVNGVIVATTVSLVLLIFGSGDIRFRSPGHHVPLSTRLERRLRKWLNDR, encoded by the coding sequence ATGACTGCCGCCGCGCTCGCCAAGCGGGGATTCGGGTTCGTACTCGCGTTGGTCGTCGTCTTGCTACTGGTCGGCCAGCTCCTCGGACAGCCGATCTTGCTCGGGTACGTCGCGTCCGGTAGTATGGAACCGACGATGGACACCGGTGACGGTTTCATTGCGATTCCGAGCATCGTCTCGGGTGACGTCGAGGAGGGTGACGTCATCGTCTTTCAGGCGAGAGAACTCCACGGCGGCAGTCTGACGACGCATCGCGTCGTCGATACGACCGATGAGGGATACGTGACGAAGGGAGACGCGAATCCGTTTACCGATCAGGACGGCGGTGAGCCGCCCGTACAGGACGGGCAGATAGTCGCGAAAGCCCTGCAGATACGGGGTGTGGTCGTAACGATCCCGTACCTCGGCACCAGCGTGATGGCGATTCAAGGGTTCGCGGAACGGGGCTACGGGACGATCGCGACGATCGTCGGCGTGACGACGACTCCGTCCTCGAACGGCCTCGGTGCCATGCTCGTCGCGATCGGCGTCGCATTCCTCGGCTTCGCCACCCTTTTCGAACGGCTCGGACCCGCACGGCGCGAGACGACGAGACGTCGGTCTCGCGAGAACGTGATCGCGTTCTGGACTGCACTCGGACTCGTCTTACTGGTGTTCGTGACGTTCGCGACCGCGGCGATGGTCGTCCCGTCGGGAACCTACGAGTACGAACTCGTAAGTACCGAATCGCCGACCAACGATCCACAGATCGTCACTCCCGGCGCGACGACAGAACTCACGAGATCCGTCCACAACGCCGGGTACGTGCCCGTCACGATCGTCCACGAGTCCGAAAGTAGCGGGATCGGTGTCGACCCTCGGTGGCAGACAGTCGGCATTCGGGACCGCGGGGAAACATCCGTGTGGCTAACCGCTCCGGAAGAGACGGGCAAATATACGCGTCATCTCGGCGAATACCGATATCTCGCCGTATTACCTCCGGTCGCCTTGGTTTGGCTCCACGACCTCCACCCGCTGGCAGCCATCGCGGCCGTAAACGGCGTCATCGTCGCGACCACCGTCTCGCTCGTCCTCCTGATCTTCGGGAGCGGAGATATCCGGTTTCGATCTCCGGGCCATCACGTCCCGCTCTCGACCCGACTCGAGCGAAGACTGCGAAAATGGTTGAACGATCGATAA